Genomic DNA from Nitrospirota bacterium:
CGAGGTGAAAAAACTCCTCTCCCCCTCGGAGCTCAACGGCCTCTTCGAGCTCGGCCCCTACCTCAAGCACGTGGATTACATCTTCCGGCGCGTCTTCGGCCAGACCTGACGCGGACCAGTCCGCGGACCAGTCCGTTCTCGGGCCAGCCTGTTCTCTTTCTCTTTCCGGGCGCAGCGCGGGCATGGCATGCAGCGGCTTTCGGCCGGGATGTATAATTCCTACTGTGGATGTGAGATTGTGTTCTTCGGGCAGTGCTTTCCGGGCGCGGGCTCGCCCGTAAAACTGCGGGCAGTAAAAATACAAATAAGCAACGTTCGTTCATAAATGGTGTACGGTTCTGAAATCATCCTTGCTTCGGCCTCTCCCCGCCGGAGGCGCATCCTGGAGGAGGCGGGCATTCCCTTCGCCGTCCTTGAGAGCAGGTACGCCGAGGACCTCTCCCTGC
This window encodes:
- a CDS encoding Maf family protein; translated protein: MVYGSEIILASASPRRRRILEEAGIPFAVLESRYAEDLSL